In a single window of the Mucilaginibacter defluvii genome:
- a CDS encoding pyruvate dehydrogenase complex E1 component subunit beta has translation MRADCISNIIDYICVRKKIIFQSTMREIQFREALREAMQEEMRNDDTIYLMGEEVAEYNGAYKVSQGMLDEFGAKRVIDTPISELGFAGIGIGSAMNGLKPIIEFMTFNFSLVAIDQVINAAAKMMSMSGGQFSVPIVFRGPTGNAGMLSSQHSQCFENWYANCPGLKVVVPSNPYDAKGLLKSAILDPDPVIFMESELMYGDKGEVPEETYYIEIGKAKVVKEGTDVTLVGFGKIMKVVNAAAEELAKEGINAEVIDLRTVRPIDYATVIESVKKTNRLVIVEESWPLGSIATEVAFKVQKDAFDYLDAPIQRIMGGDVPLPYAPTLIQEYLPNADRVVKAVKQVMYVTK, from the coding sequence ATGCGGGCAGATTGCATTTCAAACATTATCGATTATATTTGCGTCCGTAAAAAAATCATTTTTCAAAGTACAATGAGAGAAATACAATTCAGAGAAGCGCTTCGCGAGGCCATGCAGGAAGAGATGCGCAATGACGATACCATATACCTGATGGGCGAAGAGGTTGCCGAATATAATGGTGCCTACAAAGTAAGCCAGGGTATGCTTGATGAGTTTGGCGCAAAACGCGTTATTGACACGCCTATCTCTGAATTGGGTTTTGCGGGTATCGGCATCGGCTCGGCCATGAACGGCTTAAAACCGATCATCGAGTTCATGACGTTCAACTTCTCGCTTGTAGCTATTGACCAGGTAATCAACGCGGCAGCAAAAATGATGAGCATGAGCGGTGGCCAGTTTTCTGTGCCTATCGTTTTCCGTGGCCCAACCGGTAACGCGGGTATGCTTAGCTCACAACACAGCCAGTGTTTCGAAAACTGGTATGCCAACTGCCCGGGCTTAAAAGTGGTTGTTCCATCAAACCCTTACGATGCTAAAGGTCTGTTGAAATCAGCTATCCTTGATCCGGATCCGGTTATCTTTATGGAGTCGGAATTAATGTACGGCGATAAAGGCGAAGTGCCTGAAGAAACCTACTACATTGAAATAGGTAAAGCTAAAGTAGTTAAAGAAGGTACCGATGTAACCTTAGTAGGTTTTGGTAAAATAATGAAAGTGGTTAACGCCGCTGCTGAAGAACTTGCTAAAGAAGGCATCAACGCCGAGGTTATTGACCTGCGCACCGTTCGCCCTATTGACTATGCTACCGTTATTGAGTCGGTTAAGAAAACCAACCGCTTAGTAATAGTTGAAGAGAGCTGGCCATTGGGTTCTATCGCAACTGAGGTTGCTTTTAAAGTACAAAAAGATGCGTTTGATTACTTAGACGCGCCTATTCAACGTATTATGGGTGGCGATGTGCCCCTGCCGTACGCTCCTACCCTGATACAGGAGTACCTGCCAAATGCCGACAGAGTGGTTAAGGCGGTTAAACAGGTAATGTATGTTACCAAATAA
- a CDS encoding LLM class flavin-dependent oxidoreductase: MSTNKITLSVLDQSPVRKGATAKQAVQETIALAQLTDKLGYHRFWVSEHHNTGILAGSTPEVLMAHLAGVTKHLRIGSGGIMMPNHSTLKVAENFRMLEALFPGRIDLGMGRAPGTDRITAGILNPSNQFREQDFIEQLADLVDYFHDRGEPGTIKARIRAIPQVQTVPGMWLLSSSGQSGLFAAHFGMGLSYARFINPNGGAAAVQLYRERFQPSEDMPEPQANMALFVFCSQDEEKLMQHRAVMEHRFLQFEKGGPIGPLTYDDVKDVVYNEPEVARLIHHSKRIVTGKPNEIKQKLTALADEYKVDEIIAITICEHFEDRLRSYELLAEVFGLDGR; encoded by the coding sequence ATGAGTACGAATAAAATAACGCTGAGTGTTCTTGATCAATCGCCCGTTCGCAAAGGCGCTACCGCCAAGCAGGCCGTTCAGGAAACTATAGCATTGGCACAACTTACTGATAAACTGGGCTATCACCGCTTTTGGGTATCAGAACATCATAATACCGGTATACTGGCCGGCTCAACTCCCGAAGTATTAATGGCACACCTTGCGGGCGTTACCAAACACTTGCGCATTGGCTCCGGCGGTATTATGATGCCTAACCACAGCACACTAAAGGTTGCGGAGAATTTCAGGATGCTGGAAGCCTTGTTTCCTGGCCGGATCGACCTGGGGATGGGTCGCGCGCCGGGTACCGACCGTATTACGGCCGGCATACTTAATCCATCAAACCAATTCCGTGAGCAGGATTTTATTGAGCAGCTTGCCGACCTGGTTGATTATTTTCATGACCGCGGCGAACCGGGAACCATTAAAGCCCGCATACGCGCTATACCGCAGGTGCAAACCGTACCGGGCATGTGGCTGCTAAGCTCCAGCGGGCAAAGCGGTTTATTTGCCGCACACTTCGGCATGGGCCTGTCTTACGCCCGCTTTATTAATCCTAATGGTGGCGCGGCGGCAGTTCAGCTTTATCGCGAGCGTTTTCAGCCATCCGAAGATATGCCGGAACCACAAGCAAACATGGCGCTGTTTGTTTTCTGTTCACAAGATGAGGAGAAGCTAATGCAGCACCGCGCGGTAATGGAGCACCGCTTTTTACAATTTGAAAAAGGCGGCCCCATCGGTCCGCTAACCTATGATGATGTAAAGGATGTGGTATACAACGAGCCAGAGGTGGCCAGGCTCATCCACCACAGTAAACGCATAGTAACCGGCAAACCTAACGAGATCAAACAAAAGCTTACTGCATTGGCTGATGAATATAAAGTTGACGAAATAATCGCGATAACCATTTGCGAACATTTTGAAGACAGGTTAAGATCGTACGAGTTGCTGGCGGAAGTGTTTGGGTTGGACGGACGGTAA